From the Accumulibacter sp. genome, one window contains:
- a CDS encoding DUF3322 domain-containing protein translates to MSWTTPADLRAQVQRLWDRGDLLRAAVTDAVSWPLHLNLKAPSAADLSDRFEAVRDWVRTVADTPKVRIEWRDRNHRVQGTQRLPAAVWLDTLHDALAFIGKARQAQRFEAMWRQTAAMQPALLPWLSRRAIRALDLADRWERLLAVVAWLQAHPGPGVYLRQVDVRGVDSKFIEAHRGVLGELLDLALPPGVVETGAMGVAQFTRRFGFLDKPVRIRFRLLDPALPSLPGCHALPGVLPDITLDVTSFAALVLPVARVFITENETNFLAFPEVAGAIVVFGAGYGWEALSRAGWLHRCQLYYWGDIDTHGFAILDQLRGYFPRAASFVMDRETLLAHRSHWGAEPEPARHDLSRLTDEEASVYDDLRFDRHQPRLRLEQERVGFGWLCDRLACLPTGALVSPSPCS, encoded by the coding sequence ATGAGCTGGACCACGCCGGCAGATCTACGCGCTCAGGTCCAACGCTTGTGGGATCGTGGCGACTTACTGCGGGCGGCGGTAACGGACGCCGTTTCGTGGCCCCTGCACCTGAACCTGAAGGCCCCCAGCGCTGCGGACCTGTCCGATCGCTTCGAGGCCGTGCGTGACTGGGTACGCACCGTCGCCGATACCCCGAAGGTTCGGATCGAATGGCGGGATCGAAACCACCGCGTTCAAGGTACGCAGCGGCTTCCCGCGGCTGTCTGGCTCGACACTCTGCACGATGCCTTGGCCTTCATCGGCAAGGCCCGTCAAGCGCAGCGATTCGAGGCCATGTGGCGGCAGACGGCAGCCATGCAGCCAGCGCTGCTGCCGTGGCTATCCCGGCGGGCGATTCGGGCTCTGGACTTGGCCGACCGCTGGGAGCGTCTTCTGGCCGTCGTCGCATGGCTGCAAGCACATCCTGGCCCGGGCGTGTACCTGCGCCAGGTCGACGTGCGCGGGGTGGACAGCAAGTTCATCGAGGCCCACAGAGGCGTGTTGGGCGAGTTGCTGGACCTGGCTCTGCCGCCAGGTGTCGTCGAGACTGGAGCTATGGGCGTCGCGCAGTTCACTCGCCGATTCGGCTTCCTGGACAAGCCTGTCCGGATTCGGTTTCGTCTGCTCGACCCGGCCTTACCCAGCCTGCCTGGCTGCCATGCCTTGCCGGGTGTGCTGCCCGACATCACGCTGGACGTCACCAGTTTTGCGGCGCTGGTCTTGCCCGTCGCGCGAGTCTTCATCACCGAGAACGAGACGAACTTCCTCGCCTTCCCGGAGGTGGCGGGAGCCATCGTCGTCTTCGGCGCTGGCTACGGTTGGGAGGCGCTGTCGCGCGCCGGGTGGCTGCATCGATGCCAGCTGTACTACTGGGGCGACATCGACACCCACGGATTCGCCATCCTCGACCAATTGCGTGGCTACTTCCCGCGCGCGGCGTCCTTCGTCATGGACCGGGAAACGCTGCTTGCCCATCGCTCACACTGGGGCGCGGAACCCGAGCCTGCACGCCACGACTTGTCGCGTCTCACGGACGAAGAGGCTAGCGTCTATGACGACCTCAGATTCGATCGCCACCAGCCCAGGCTGCGACTGGAGCAGGAGCGAGTGGGCTTTGGCTGGCTGTGCGATCGACTGGCGTGTCTCCCCACGGGCGCCCTCGTATCGCCGTCCCCTTGCTCATAA
- a CDS encoding DUF4337 domain-containing protein: MSDESETSNTFEMLCGLTLAVLAAVLAINDLGAGKYGDDEIIAHNQKANAFDWFQAKGIKQSLVEGQRDMLRILLESRVIPPESEARMGTLMATLDKDIARYKQERKEILLGSAAVGQENWVLEEDGKLGAVKGAREWEAEAKMLGAAGDTFDIATFFLQVCLVMGAVSLILKGKRMRNIFYGLMVVLGATGAVFSVMAYTQAGAFG; the protein is encoded by the coding sequence ATGAGTGATGAAAGCGAGACGTCCAACACCTTCGAGATGCTCTGTGGCCTGACGCTGGCCGTTCTGGCAGCAGTGCTGGCGATAAACGACCTCGGAGCCGGGAAGTACGGGGACGACGAAATCATCGCTCACAACCAGAAGGCGAACGCCTTCGACTGGTTTCAGGCAAAGGGAATCAAGCAGTCGCTGGTCGAAGGGCAGCGCGACATGCTGCGGATACTCCTCGAGTCGCGCGTGATTCCTCCCGAGAGCGAAGCCCGCATGGGCACCCTGATGGCGACGCTCGACAAGGACATCGCCCGCTACAAGCAGGAGCGCAAGGAGATCCTCCTCGGCTCGGCCGCCGTCGGGCAGGAGAACTGGGTACTTGAAGAGGACGGCAAGCTCGGCGCCGTCAAGGGCGCCCGCGAATGGGAAGCGGAAGCCAAGATGCTGGGCGCCGCCGGCGACACCTTCGACATCGCCACCTTCTTTCTGCAGGTCTGCCTCGTCATGGGCGCGGTCAGCCTGATTCTCAAGGGCAAGCGGATGCGCAACATTTTCTATGGCTTGATGGTGGTGCTCGGCGCCACGGGGGCCGTGTTCAGCGTCATGGCCTACACACAGGCCGGAGCTTTTGGCTGA
- the nirJ gene encoding heme d1 biosynthesis radical SAM protein NirJ, protein MFRISQFMQELSAPRPAGPKHNPPAPVVIWNLIRRCNLTCKHCYSISTDRDFPGELTTEEVFAVMDDLRRFRVPVLILSGGEPLLRPDIFDIARHAKSLGFYVGLSSNGTLIDSANIDRIAGCDFDYVGVSLDGIGATHDRFRQMSGAYEASLHGIRLCRDLGLKIGVRFTMTQENAHDLPQLLRLVEEEGIDRFYFSHLNYAGRGNKNRRQDAQHQLTRWAMDLLFETCWQYQERGLRKEFTSGNNDADGVYFLHWVHRRFPERAANIRARLVQWGGNSSGVNVANIDNLGNVHPDTMWWHYSLGNVRQRPFSEIWMDLSDPLLAGLKRFPRQVGGRCGECVHFDICNGNTRVRAQQLTGDAWAEDPGCYLEDSEVGVAMDAERATSSRTVTIRRAS, encoded by the coding sequence ATGTTTCGCATCTCGCAATTCATGCAGGAGCTCTCGGCACCGCGACCGGCCGGGCCGAAGCACAACCCGCCAGCGCCAGTCGTCATCTGGAACCTCATTCGGCGCTGCAACCTGACCTGCAAGCACTGCTACTCGATTTCCACCGACAGGGATTTCCCCGGCGAACTGACAACCGAAGAAGTGTTTGCCGTGATGGATGACCTGCGGCGTTTTCGCGTGCCGGTGCTGATTCTCTCCGGCGGCGAGCCGCTGCTGCGACCCGACATCTTCGACATCGCACGCCACGCCAAGTCGCTCGGCTTCTACGTCGGCCTGTCTTCCAACGGCACCCTCATCGACTCCGCCAACATTGATCGCATCGCCGGCTGCGACTTCGATTACGTCGGCGTGTCGCTCGACGGAATCGGCGCGACCCACGATCGTTTTCGGCAGATGAGCGGAGCCTACGAGGCCTCGCTCCACGGTATCCGCCTGTGCCGCGACCTCGGCCTGAAAATCGGCGTCCGCTTCACGATGACCCAGGAGAACGCGCACGATCTGCCGCAGTTGCTGCGCCTGGTCGAGGAAGAGGGAATCGACCGCTTCTACTTCTCGCACCTCAACTACGCCGGTCGCGGCAACAAGAACCGCCGCCAGGACGCCCAGCACCAGCTGACGCGCTGGGCGATGGACCTGCTCTTCGAGACCTGCTGGCAGTACCAGGAACGCGGACTGCGCAAGGAGTTCACCAGCGGCAACAACGATGCCGACGGCGTCTACTTCCTGCACTGGGTCCACAGGCGCTTCCCGGAAAGGGCAGCGAACATTCGTGCACGGCTCGTGCAATGGGGGGGCAACTCGTCAGGGGTGAACGTCGCCAACATCGACAATCTGGGCAACGTGCATCCCGATACAATGTGGTGGCACTACAGCCTCGGCAATGTTCGCCAGCGCCCCTTCTCCGAAATCTGGATGGACCTCTCCGATCCGCTGTTGGCGGGCCTCAAGCGCTTCCCGCGCCAGGTCGGCGGGCGCTGCGGCGAATGCGTGCACTTCGACATCTGCAACGGCAACACGCGCGTCCGCGCCCAGCAGCTGACGGGCGACGCGTGGGCCGAGGATCCCGGCTGTTATCTCGAGGACTCTGAGGTCGGCGTCGCCATGGATGCTGAGCGAGCGACCAGCAGCCGCACCGTCACCATCCGGAGGGCATCATGA